One genomic region from Jiangella sp. DSM 45060 encodes:
- a CDS encoding twin-arginine translocase TatA/TatE family subunit, with product MPNIGTPELIIGLIVIFLLFGAKRMPEMARGIGQSLKIFKSEMSKPADSDASNAVIVNPAPAQPQASTAQASAAQPASAEPATETPAAAPADPEARPAQQ from the coding sequence ATGCCTAACATCGGTACACCTGAGCTGATCATCGGCCTCATCGTCATCTTCCTGCTTTTCGGCGCGAAGCGGATGCCGGAGATGGCTCGTGGCATCGGGCAGTCGCTGAAGATCTTCAAGAGCGAGATGTCCAAGCCGGCCGACAGCGATGCGTCCAACGCGGTCATCGTGAACCCTGCACCGGCGCAGCCGCAGGCCTCGACGGCGCAGGCCAGCGCCGCGCAGCCGGCCTCGGCCGAGCCCGCTACCGAGACGCCGGCTGCCGCCCCGGCCGACCCGGAGGCCCGTCCCGCTCAGCAGTGA
- a CDS encoding TetR/AcrR family transcriptional regulator has product MPDARDHPARRDGVRRAEGARRSGGEGRPEDDRRPEGGADRAEAAGRSEGARRPEGAGRPEGAGRPRDPSIDAAVLTATLIALTEHGYTHLSLEDVARRAGTTKPAIRRRWAGRQQLVLAALGSRLGAVEGPDSGCTLCDLDESLKVFVAAFQRLPPDVLAPLLADCASDDALREQFMTTLFDPPRQAVARTLERARARGDLRPDADLGLVLDLLGALIHYRVLFGHARTGDLELERAVETLLQGIAADYPALLEHSASVTGAATLHGLHT; this is encoded by the coding sequence ATGCCGGACGCCCGCGACCACCCCGCCCGCCGAGATGGCGTCCGCCGTGCGGAGGGTGCCCGCCGTTCAGGGGGCGAGGGCCGTCCGGAGGACGACCGTCGTCCGGAGGGCGGCGCCGACCGCGCCGAGGCCGCCGGGCGCTCGGAGGGCGCGCGCCGACCGGAGGGCGCGGGCCGACCGGAGGGCGCCGGGCGTCCGCGCGATCCGTCCATCGACGCCGCGGTGCTGACGGCCACGCTGATCGCGCTGACCGAGCACGGCTACACCCACCTCAGTCTCGAGGACGTCGCCCGGCGGGCCGGGACGACCAAGCCCGCGATCCGGCGACGCTGGGCCGGACGGCAGCAGCTGGTGCTCGCCGCACTCGGCAGCCGGCTGGGCGCGGTCGAGGGCCCGGACTCCGGCTGCACGCTGTGCGACCTGGACGAGTCGCTGAAGGTCTTCGTGGCCGCGTTCCAGCGGCTCCCGCCGGACGTGCTCGCGCCGTTGCTGGCCGATTGCGCGTCCGACGACGCCCTGCGCGAGCAGTTCATGACGACCCTGTTCGACCCGCCGCGGCAGGCGGTGGCGCGCACGCTGGAGCGCGCGCGGGCCCGCGGCGACCTGCGTCCCGACGCCGACCTCGGCCTCGTCCTCGACCTGCTCGGCGCGCTGATCCACTACCGCGTGCTGTTCGGCCACGCCCGCACCGGCGACCTCGAGCTGGAGCGGGCGGTCGAGACGCTGCTGCAGGGCATCGCGGCGGACTACCCGGCGCTGCTGGAGCACAGCGCGTCGGTCACCGGCGCCGCGACGCTGCACGGCCTGCACACCTGA
- a CDS encoding GNAT family N-acetyltransferase yields the protein MTVAIAEARLPVDADALARVYVAGAAHHVGLDPHRYRVPPLDAVARRYRERRPDRARILVARLDGDVVGSASVTMLAPPGPASMIVDVPAASLDVAVLPDHRGRGIGRALLEAAATTAAALGAVRLQLDAHHANDGALRLYRDLGYQPMGVLLSRVV from the coding sequence ATGACCGTCGCCATCGCCGAGGCCCGTCTCCCCGTCGACGCCGACGCGCTGGCCCGCGTCTACGTCGCCGGCGCCGCCCACCACGTCGGCCTCGACCCGCACCGCTACCGCGTCCCGCCGCTCGACGCCGTCGCCCGGCGCTACCGCGAGCGGCGACCGGACCGTGCGCGGATCCTGGTCGCCCGCCTCGACGGCGACGTCGTCGGCTCCGCGTCGGTGACCATGCTGGCGCCGCCCGGCCCGGCCAGCATGATCGTCGACGTCCCGGCCGCCTCCCTCGACGTCGCGGTGCTGCCGGACCACCGCGGCCGGGGCATCGGCCGCGCTCTCCTGGAAGCGGCCGCGACGACGGCCGCCGCACTCGGCGCCGTGCGCCTGCAACTCGACGCGCACCACGCGAACGACGGCGCCCTCCGGTTGTACCGCGACCTCGGCTACCAGCCGATGGGCGTGCTGCTCAGCCGCGTGGTGTGA
- the secD gene encoding protein translocase subunit SecD: MLILVGSGFVTLTASPNLGLDLEGGAQIVLETQDTDTVEANAESTDRALEVLRRRVDALGVSEPSLSRSGDRRIIVELPGVSDPREAADALGRTAQLTVHPVLGYDTSGQVPPTETPPATPPAETPPATPPATEGSVGGAIAPETQDGDTGTDVVAGSTPAPSETPAPSETPAPGETPAPESGEQLVLPDESGQPLILAPTAMTGEEINGADAIYDVQRGGWLVTLDFSGSGGDTWAQLTSDAACQPDGDPTRRIAIVLDETVISSPNVTTSVQCGVGIRGGQTEITGDFDEEEAKDLAALVEGGALPVDVTTIEQRVVGPTLGEAAIEASAWAAIIGMALTAIFIGVAYRLVGLMAVIALVGYALMSYAALSALGATLTLPGLAGFVLAIGMAVDANVLIFERAREDYVDGKTKSLRGAVQSGFKNALSAIADSNVTTLLAAGLLFFLASGPVRGFGVTLTIGVLASLLSALVLSRVLVEWLVDRRWLNRHPDASGLAHHGRVRLWLRRRNPQLMARPLRWLLISSVAVVLALGGILLRGLEFGIEFTGGRLIEVSPTEVIDVDDARTVVADAGFPTAIVQESGDDDITVRASDMSDDDAATVIAALDDAGGGAELIRDELIGPSLGDELQRNALIALGVALAAQLAYLAIRFRWTFGTGAVVALFQNVVITVGIFAWIGKPLDGMFLAALLTIIGYSVNDTVVVFDRVRETWTRKDGERFRDVANTAILNTLPRSVNTGASTLFILIALLVLGGDSLSDFALALVLGILVGTYSSNFTAVPLTIMLEDKKPAPPPAPKKVDKRSREDPNYGAVV; the protein is encoded by the coding sequence GTGCTGATCCTCGTCGGCTCCGGCTTCGTCACGCTCACCGCCAGCCCGAACCTCGGCCTCGATCTCGAGGGCGGCGCGCAGATCGTCCTCGAGACCCAGGACACCGACACCGTCGAGGCCAACGCCGAGTCCACCGACCGCGCCCTCGAGGTGCTCCGCCGCCGCGTCGACGCGCTCGGCGTCTCGGAGCCGTCGCTGAGCCGGTCCGGCGACCGCCGCATCATCGTCGAGCTGCCCGGGGTCTCCGACCCGCGTGAGGCCGCCGACGCGCTCGGCCGGACCGCCCAGCTGACGGTGCACCCCGTCCTGGGCTACGACACCTCCGGCCAGGTCCCGCCCACGGAGACCCCGCCGGCCACGCCGCCCGCGGAGACCCCGCCCGCCACGCCCCCGGCCACCGAGGGCTCCGTCGGCGGCGCCATCGCGCCCGAGACCCAGGACGGCGACACCGGCACCGACGTCGTCGCCGGCTCGACGCCCGCGCCGTCCGAGACCCCCGCGCCGTCCGAGACGCCCGCGCCCGGCGAGACGCCGGCCCCCGAGTCCGGTGAGCAGCTGGTGCTGCCGGACGAGTCCGGCCAGCCGCTGATCCTCGCGCCCACCGCCATGACCGGCGAGGAGATCAACGGCGCCGACGCCATCTACGACGTGCAGCGCGGCGGCTGGCTCGTCACGCTCGACTTCAGCGGCAGCGGCGGCGACACCTGGGCCCAGCTCACCAGCGACGCCGCCTGCCAGCCCGACGGCGACCCGACCCGCCGCATCGCGATCGTCCTCGACGAGACCGTCATCTCCTCGCCGAACGTCACCACCAGCGTCCAGTGCGGCGTCGGCATCCGCGGCGGCCAGACGGAGATCACCGGCGACTTCGACGAGGAGGAGGCCAAGGACCTCGCCGCGCTGGTCGAGGGAGGCGCGCTCCCCGTCGACGTCACCACCATCGAGCAGCGGGTCGTCGGCCCGACGCTGGGTGAGGCCGCCATCGAGGCCAGCGCCTGGGCGGCGATCATCGGCATGGCCCTCACCGCGATCTTCATCGGCGTCGCGTACCGGCTGGTCGGACTCATGGCAGTCATCGCGCTGGTCGGCTACGCCCTCATGTCCTACGCGGCGCTGAGCGCGCTGGGCGCCACGCTGACGCTGCCGGGCCTGGCCGGTTTCGTGCTGGCCATCGGCATGGCGGTCGACGCGAACGTGCTGATCTTCGAGAGAGCCCGCGAGGACTACGTCGACGGCAAGACGAAGAGCCTGCGCGGCGCCGTCCAGAGCGGCTTCAAGAACGCGCTCTCGGCCATCGCCGACTCCAACGTCACCACGCTGCTGGCCGCCGGGCTGTTGTTCTTCCTCGCCTCCGGCCCGGTCCGCGGCTTCGGCGTCACCCTGACCATCGGTGTGCTCGCGTCGCTGCTGTCGGCGCTGGTGCTCAGCCGGGTCCTGGTCGAGTGGCTGGTCGACCGCCGCTGGCTGAACCGTCACCCCGACGCCAGCGGCCTGGCGCACCACGGCCGGGTCCGGCTCTGGCTGCGCCGGCGCAACCCGCAGCTCATGGCACGGCCGCTGCGGTGGCTCCTCATCTCCAGCGTCGCGGTCGTCCTGGCCCTCGGCGGCATCCTCCTCCGCGGCCTGGAGTTCGGCATCGAGTTCACCGGCGGCCGCCTCATCGAGGTGTCGCCCACCGAGGTCATCGACGTCGACGACGCCCGCACCGTGGTCGCCGACGCAGGCTTCCCGACGGCGATCGTCCAGGAATCCGGCGACGACGACATCACGGTCCGCGCCAGCGACATGTCCGACGACGACGCTGCCACCGTCATCGCCGCGCTCGACGACGCCGGCGGCGGCGCCGAACTCATCCGCGACGAGCTCATCGGACCCAGCCTCGGCGACGAACTGCAGCGCAACGCGCTCATCGCGCTGGGCGTGGCGCTGGCGGCGCAGCTGGCGTACCTCGCCATCCGGTTCCGCTGGACGTTCGGCACCGGCGCCGTCGTGGCCCTGTTCCAGAACGTCGTGATCACCGTCGGCATCTTCGCCTGGATCGGCAAACCGCTCGACGGCATGTTCCTCGCCGCCCTGCTGACGATCATCGGCTACAGCGTCAACGACACCGTCGTCGTGTTCGACCGCGTCCGAGAGACGTGGACCCGCAAGGACGGCGAGAGGTTCCGCGACGTCGCCAACACGGCGATCCTCAACACGCTGCCGCGGTCGGTGAACACCGGTGCCAGCACCCTGTTCATCCTCATCGCCCTGCTCGTCCTCGGCGGCGACTCGCTGTCCGACTTCGCGCTCGCGCTGGTCCTGGGCATCCTGGTCGGCACGTACTCGTCGAACTTCACGGCGGTGCCGCTGACGATCATGCTCGAGGACAAGAAGCCGGCCCCGCCGCCGGCGCCGAAGAAGGTCGACAAGCGCAGCCGCGAAGACCCCAACTACGGCGCCGTCGTCTGA
- a CDS encoding GH116 family glycosyl-hydrolase, with product MTPEWPVLRRYDADHSLRIALPLGGIGTGTVSLGGRGDLRDWELRNQPAKGFAPRDSFFAIRAGDAVRALEGPIDPVLYEGWEGAAVPNHSLPRFARSQFLAAYPLGQVLLDDPAVPVTVRLQAFNPLVPADVEASSLPVAVLRYAVTNLSDEAQQITVAGSVRNPGDDPRNERRDDGVLLRSGGDVEGERWGSIALAVLDEDDVTVRTTWAGSSWGGPLLDFWDDLAADGRLDERPADGEPVASVAALRTLGPGETHAFTFLLTWHFPNRLDWRGETVIGNHYTQAYGDAWDAVTAIAPRLAGLEERTVAFVGALTGSDLPAPLVEAALANVSTLRSPTCFRTPDGRFYGWEGCHDDSGSCYGNCTHVWNYEHTTPYLFGELARSMRELEFRHATGADGHMSFRLELPLDRSREHGVAAADGQMGCLVKLHREWRLSGDDDLLRSLWPAARRALEFAWIPGGWDADRDGVMEGSQHNTMDVEYFGPNPQVGGWYLAALRAAEEMARHLGDDEFAATCADLFARGSAWIDDHLFNGEYYRHEIRPPGSEDAIAPGLRLPGIGARDLTAPELQIGDGCLTDQLVGQHAARLTGLGDLLDDAHVRTTMRSIVRHNDRTAPGAPFNPKRSYALAGEPGLLVASYPHGNRPQRPFPYFAEVWTGLEYTAAIGLLQAGLTDAAVGIVEAVRSRFDGRRRNPFDEAECGHHYVRAMAAWGTIPALTGFGYDGVSGTLRFAAADLAAGPVTWFWASGDAWGTATQAASGDGVRVRVTVGGGRLRLDTLAIDGVGATAGAGRVLSTGESADATMGGRRMS from the coding sequence ATGACGCCGGAATGGCCGGTCCTGCGCCGGTACGACGCCGACCACTCGCTGCGCATCGCCCTGCCGCTCGGTGGCATCGGGACGGGGACGGTATCGCTCGGCGGCCGCGGCGACCTGCGCGACTGGGAGCTGCGCAACCAGCCGGCCAAGGGTTTCGCGCCGCGCGACAGCTTCTTCGCGATCAGGGCGGGTGACGCCGTCCGGGCGCTGGAGGGGCCGATCGACCCCGTGCTGTACGAGGGCTGGGAGGGCGCCGCGGTGCCCAACCACAGCCTGCCCCGGTTCGCACGCTCGCAGTTCCTGGCCGCGTACCCGCTCGGGCAGGTGCTGCTCGACGACCCCGCCGTCCCCGTGACGGTGCGGCTGCAGGCGTTCAACCCGCTGGTCCCGGCCGACGTCGAAGCGAGCTCGCTGCCTGTCGCGGTGCTGCGCTACGCCGTCACCAACCTCAGCGATGAGGCGCAGCAGATCACGGTCGCCGGCAGCGTCCGCAACCCCGGCGACGACCCCCGCAACGAGCGCCGCGACGACGGCGTCCTGCTCCGGTCCGGCGGCGACGTCGAGGGCGAGCGCTGGGGCTCGATCGCCCTGGCCGTCCTCGACGAGGACGACGTCACCGTCCGCACGACATGGGCCGGGTCCAGCTGGGGCGGCCCGCTGCTGGACTTCTGGGACGACCTCGCCGCCGACGGACGGCTGGACGAGCGGCCCGCCGACGGCGAGCCGGTGGCGTCGGTCGCGGCGCTGCGCACGCTCGGGCCGGGCGAGACGCACGCGTTCACGTTCCTGCTCACCTGGCACTTCCCGAACCGGCTGGACTGGCGCGGCGAGACCGTCATCGGCAACCACTACACGCAGGCGTACGGCGACGCCTGGGACGCCGTCACCGCGATCGCCCCGCGGCTGGCCGGCCTGGAGGAGCGCACCGTCGCCTTCGTCGGCGCCCTGACCGGCAGCGACCTGCCCGCTCCGCTCGTCGAGGCCGCGCTCGCCAACGTCAGCACGCTGCGCTCGCCGACCTGCTTCCGCACCCCGGACGGCCGCTTCTACGGCTGGGAGGGCTGCCACGACGACAGCGGCAGCTGCTACGGCAACTGCACGCACGTCTGGAACTACGAGCACACGACGCCGTACCTGTTCGGCGAGCTGGCGCGGTCGATGCGCGAGCTGGAGTTCCGGCACGCCACCGGCGCCGACGGCCACATGAGCTTCCGGCTGGAGCTGCCGCTGGACCGGTCCCGCGAGCACGGCGTCGCCGCGGCCGACGGGCAGATGGGCTGCCTGGTGAAGCTGCACCGCGAGTGGCGGCTCAGCGGCGACGACGACCTGCTGCGCTCGCTCTGGCCGGCCGCGCGCCGGGCGCTGGAGTTCGCCTGGATCCCCGGCGGCTGGGACGCCGACCGCGACGGCGTCATGGAGGGCTCGCAGCACAACACCATGGACGTCGAGTACTTCGGCCCGAACCCCCAGGTCGGCGGCTGGTACCTCGCGGCGCTGCGGGCGGCGGAGGAGATGGCCCGGCACCTCGGCGACGACGAGTTCGCCGCCACGTGCGCGGACCTGTTCGCCCGCGGCAGCGCCTGGATCGACGACCACCTGTTCAACGGCGAGTACTACCGGCACGAGATCCGCCCGCCGGGCAGCGAGGACGCCATCGCGCCGGGGCTGCGGCTGCCCGGCATCGGCGCCCGCGACCTCACCGCGCCGGAGCTGCAGATCGGCGACGGCTGCCTCACCGACCAGCTGGTCGGCCAGCACGCCGCCCGGCTCACCGGCCTCGGCGATCTGCTCGACGATGCGCACGTGCGCACGACCATGCGCAGCATCGTCCGGCACAACGACCGCACCGCGCCGGGCGCGCCGTTCAACCCCAAGCGCAGCTACGCACTGGCCGGCGAACCGGGACTGCTGGTCGCGTCGTACCCGCACGGCAACCGCCCGCAGCGCCCGTTCCCCTACTTCGCCGAGGTGTGGACCGGGCTGGAGTACACCGCGGCCATCGGGCTGCTGCAGGCCGGGCTCACCGACGCGGCGGTCGGCATCGTCGAGGCGGTCCGCAGCCGCTTCGACGGACGCCGCCGCAACCCGTTCGACGAGGCCGAGTGCGGCCACCACTACGTCCGCGCCATGGCCGCCTGGGGCACCATCCCCGCCCTGACCGGGTTCGGGTACGACGGCGTCAGCGGCACGCTGCGCTTCGCGGCCGCGGACCTCGCCGCCGGCCCGGTCACGTGGTTCTGGGCCTCCGGCGACGCGTGGGGCACGGCCACCCAGGCCGCGTCCGGCGACGGCGTGCGCGTGCGCGTGACGGTGGGCGGCGGCCGGCTGCGGCTGGACACGCTCGCGATCGACGGCGTCGGCGCCACGGCGGGGGCCGGCCGCGTACTCTCGACCGGTGAGTCCGCCGATGCAACCATGGGCGGTCGACGAATGTCATAA
- a CDS encoding MFS transporter, producing the protein MDGGTERAGARAWLGLAVLVLPTLMLGLDLTVLYMALPHLGAELGADSTQLLWMTDVYGFMVAGLLITMGTVGDRIGRRRLLLIGATGFAAASVVAAYSTSATMLIGARVLLGIAGATLMPSTLSLLRTMFAQPRQRSLAIGVWLIAFSVGGVTGPAIGGVLLEHFWWGSVFLLAVPVMVLLLLTGPVLLPEARDPDPGRVDLTSVALSLAAVLSVVYGLKETARDGAGALPLALIAAGVLIGVVFVRRQLRLPDPLLDLALFARRRFTAATVALMLTMPVMYAFGFYFTQHLQLVEGLSPSEAGLWFLPLGAATVVASLAAPVLAGRFRPATVIVAGLVVAAAGFGLISRLEPGSGLTLLIVGGVLVSLGVNALGTLGTDIVVSSAPPERVGSASAVSETSNEFGAAMGIAVGGSLGAAIYSGRIADELPSGVTGAAADTVRDSFAGAFAVAPDLPAPVAEALLGAAREAFLAGLTTVTTLSAVAVAGIAVLVATTLRHVPPIGREAPEPEDRAASAA; encoded by the coding sequence ATGGACGGCGGAACGGAACGCGCCGGGGCGCGGGCATGGCTCGGGCTGGCGGTGCTCGTCCTCCCGACGCTGATGCTCGGGCTGGACCTGACGGTGCTCTACATGGCGCTCCCGCACCTGGGCGCCGAACTGGGCGCCGACAGCACGCAGCTGCTGTGGATGACCGACGTCTACGGGTTCATGGTCGCGGGGCTGCTGATCACGATGGGCACGGTCGGCGACCGGATCGGGCGGCGTCGGCTGCTGCTGATCGGCGCGACGGGGTTCGCGGCGGCCTCGGTGGTCGCGGCGTACTCGACCAGCGCCACGATGCTGATCGGCGCACGGGTGCTGCTCGGCATCGCCGGGGCGACGCTGATGCCGTCGACGCTGTCGCTGCTGCGCACCATGTTCGCGCAGCCCCGGCAGCGGTCGCTCGCGATCGGCGTCTGGCTGATCGCGTTCTCCGTCGGCGGTGTCACCGGCCCGGCCATCGGCGGGGTGCTGCTGGAGCACTTCTGGTGGGGCTCGGTGTTCCTGCTCGCGGTTCCTGTGATGGTGCTCCTGCTGCTCACCGGGCCGGTGCTGCTGCCGGAGGCGCGCGACCCCGACCCCGGCCGCGTCGACCTCACCAGCGTCGCGCTGTCGCTGGCCGCCGTCCTGTCCGTGGTCTACGGGCTCAAGGAGACCGCACGGGACGGCGCCGGCGCGCTGCCGCTGGCGCTGATCGCCGCGGGCGTCCTGATCGGCGTGGTCTTCGTCCGCCGTCAGCTCCGGTTGCCGGACCCACTGCTCGACCTCGCGCTGTTCGCCCGGCGCCGGTTCACCGCCGCGACGGTGGCGTTGATGCTGACCATGCCGGTGATGTACGCGTTCGGGTTCTACTTCACCCAGCACCTCCAGCTGGTCGAGGGACTGTCGCCGTCCGAGGCCGGGCTGTGGTTCCTGCCGCTCGGCGCCGCCACCGTCGTCGCATCGCTCGCGGCGCCGGTGCTGGCCGGCCGGTTCCGTCCCGCGACGGTGATCGTCGCCGGGCTTGTCGTCGCGGCGGCCGGGTTCGGGCTGATCAGCCGGCTGGAGCCGGGCTCCGGGCTGACGCTGCTGATCGTGGGCGGGGTGCTGGTCAGCCTCGGCGTCAACGCGCTGGGCACGCTCGGGACGGACATCGTCGTCAGCTCGGCGCCGCCGGAGCGGGTCGGCTCGGCGTCGGCCGTCTCCGAGACCAGCAACGAGTTCGGCGCGGCCATGGGCATCGCGGTGGGCGGCAGCCTCGGCGCCGCCATCTACAGCGGCCGCATCGCCGACGAGCTGCCCAGCGGGGTCACGGGCGCCGCGGCCGACACCGTCCGCGACAGCTTCGCCGGCGCGTTCGCTGTCGCACCCGACCTTCCCGCACCGGTGGCCGAGGCGCTGCTCGGCGCCGCTCGCGAGGCCTTCCTCGCCGGTCTCACCACCGTGACGACGCTCAGCGCGGTCGCCGTGGCCGGCATCGCCGTCCTGGTCGCGACGACCCTGCGGCACGTCCCGCCGATCGGCCGGGAGGCGCCGGAGCCGGAGGATCGGGCAGCATCGGCGGCATGA
- a CDS encoding BTAD domain-containing putative transcriptional regulator has translation MSTRVEIDLLGPMRLRADGRTLDVTTGRLRALIAVLALSAGRTVTVAQLIEALWAEQLPASPRRSVQTYVTRLRTLFGADLIATSATGYVLHIDPDAVDVLRFQRLLERADGSADPVRQRAHLTEALALWRGRPFDDVESDWLAGTEAPRLAERYLGAQERRIALDLELGRPADLVPELRELTAAHPLREPAWALLLEALERSERRAEALVQYERVRARLSTDLGVEPGPRLQAVYARLLAHTPARRTAPTVRRVPRQLPADVPDFVGRGDALALLDHAAATSPVATVSGTAGVGKTTLAVHWAHRVSDRFPDGQLYVDLRGFDPDRPPVDPTDAIRGFLDALRVPHELIPADADGQAALYRSVLAGRRLLVLLDNARDARQARPLLPGSADCLTLVTSRDQLIGLTATAGARAVTLDLPPVTDARELLVRRIGVRAAAAPHVVDELVALCARLPLALAVAAARVAEQPESLEYRVAELRAASGGLEAFAADDATIDLRSVFSWSYDGLSDPAARLFRLAGSAPGPDIGVAAAAALAGLDADVVRPLLGELTRAHLLTEHRPGRYGAHDLLRAYAAELAEAGPAEPALALGRLLDHYLATALAASRPLRSDRETYEPVPPPTAGPEVAERIAGADAARAWFAAERRTLLAAVDAAADRGYAVHAWQLAWALTIDLDWRGRWRDIARVNSSALLAVRLLDDTEPTAHLHRLLGRAYGYLDRYDDAEAHLQSALRLYAERDDLVGQARTLRSLGVVKERTGRHQESLDHDLDALALFRRIGQPAGLAGALNAVGWGQAMLGNYQRTLEFAGQALEILRGLDDRLAEAATLDTLGFAHHHLGAYDRAVDCFERALDLLRELDGLYYEVVTLRKLADSHEAAGDTVAAAQVRRLAVAALDELGERGTERLRAELTASVTAERDGPPGRPGRQPASR, from the coding sequence GTGAGCACCCGCGTCGAGATCGATCTGCTCGGCCCGATGCGCCTGCGGGCGGACGGGCGGACCCTCGACGTCACCACCGGCCGGCTCCGCGCGCTCATCGCCGTCCTGGCGCTGTCGGCCGGCCGCACCGTCACCGTGGCCCAGCTGATCGAGGCGCTGTGGGCCGAGCAGCTCCCGGCCAGCCCGCGGCGCAGCGTCCAGACCTACGTCACACGGCTGCGCACGCTGTTCGGCGCTGACCTCATCGCCACCAGCGCCACCGGCTACGTGCTGCACATCGACCCCGACGCCGTCGACGTGCTGCGGTTCCAGCGGCTGCTCGAGCGCGCCGACGGCAGCGCCGACCCCGTGCGGCAACGGGCGCACCTCACCGAGGCGCTGGCGCTGTGGCGTGGGCGTCCGTTCGACGACGTCGAGTCCGACTGGCTGGCCGGCACCGAGGCGCCGCGGCTGGCCGAGCGGTACCTCGGCGCGCAGGAGCGGCGCATCGCCCTCGACCTCGAGCTGGGTCGCCCGGCCGACCTCGTCCCGGAGCTGCGCGAGCTGACCGCCGCCCACCCGCTCCGCGAGCCGGCGTGGGCGCTGCTGCTGGAGGCGCTGGAGCGGTCCGAGCGGCGGGCCGAGGCGCTGGTGCAGTATGAGCGGGTGCGGGCCCGGCTCTCCACCGACCTCGGCGTCGAGCCCGGCCCGCGGCTGCAGGCGGTGTACGCGCGGCTGCTCGCGCACACCCCGGCGCGGCGGACGGCGCCCACGGTGCGCCGGGTACCCCGTCAGCTGCCCGCCGACGTCCCCGACTTCGTCGGCCGGGGCGACGCGCTGGCGCTGCTGGACCACGCGGCCGCCACCTCGCCCGTCGCGACCGTGTCGGGCACCGCCGGCGTCGGCAAGACGACGTTGGCCGTGCACTGGGCGCACCGCGTCTCCGACCGGTTCCCCGACGGCCAGCTCTACGTCGACCTGCGCGGCTTCGACCCCGACCGACCACCGGTCGACCCCACCGACGCGATCCGCGGCTTCCTCGACGCGCTGCGGGTGCCGCACGAGCTGATCCCGGCCGACGCCGACGGTCAGGCCGCGCTCTACCGCAGCGTGCTGGCCGGGCGCCGGCTGCTGGTGCTGCTCGACAACGCCCGCGACGCGCGTCAGGCCCGCCCGCTGCTGCCCGGCTCGGCCGACTGCCTGACGCTCGTGACCAGCCGCGACCAGCTGATCGGCCTGACGGCCACGGCCGGCGCGCGCGCCGTCACACTGGACCTCCCGCCGGTCACCGACGCCCGCGAGCTGCTGGTGCGGCGCATCGGCGTGCGCGCCGCGGCCGCGCCCCACGTCGTCGACGAGCTGGTCGCGCTGTGCGCCCGGCTGCCGCTGGCGCTCGCCGTGGCCGCTGCCCGGGTGGCGGAGCAGCCCGAATCGCTGGAGTACCGCGTGGCGGAGCTGCGGGCGGCCAGCGGCGGGCTCGAGGCGTTCGCCGCCGACGACGCCACCATCGACCTGCGCTCGGTGTTCTCGTGGTCCTACGACGGCCTGAGCGACCCCGCCGCCCGGCTGTTCCGGCTGGCCGGCTCCGCGCCCGGGCCCGACATCGGCGTCGCCGCCGCGGCCGCGCTCGCCGGGCTCGACGCCGACGTCGTCCGCCCGCTGCTGGGCGAGCTGACCCGCGCCCACCTCCTGACCGAGCACCGCCCGGGCCGCTACGGCGCACACGACCTGCTGCGTGCGTACGCCGCCGAGCTGGCCGAGGCCGGCCCGGCCGAGCCCGCGCTGGCGCTCGGCCGGCTGCTCGACCACTACCTCGCCACCGCGCTGGCGGCCAGCCGGCCGCTGCGTTCGGACCGCGAGACGTACGAGCCGGTCCCGCCGCCGACGGCCGGCCCCGAGGTGGCCGAGCGCATCGCCGGCGCCGACGCCGCACGCGCGTGGTTCGCCGCCGAACGGCGCACGCTGCTGGCCGCCGTCGACGCCGCGGCCGACCGCGGTTACGCCGTCCACGCGTGGCAGCTGGCGTGGGCGCTCACCATCGACCTCGACTGGCGCGGACGGTGGCGCGACATCGCGCGGGTGAACAGCTCGGCGCTGCTGGCCGTCCGTCTCCTCGACGACACCGAGCCGACGGCGCACCTGCACCGGCTGCTCGGCCGCGCCTACGGCTACCTCGACCGCTACGACGACGCCGAGGCGCACCTGCAGAGCGCGTTGCGGCTCTACGCCGAGCGCGACGACCTCGTCGGGCAGGCGCGGACGCTGCGGTCGCTGGGCGTGGTGAAGGAGCGCACCGGCCGGCACCAGGAGTCGCTCGACCACGACCTCGACGCGCTGGCGCTGTTCCGGCGCATCGGCCAGCCGGCCGGGCTGGCGGGCGCGCTGAACGCCGTCGGGTGGGGGCAGGCGATGCTCGGCAACTACCAGCGGACGCTGGAGTTCGCCGGCCAGGCGCTGGAGATCCTGCGCGGCCTGGACGACCGTCTCGCCGAGGCGGCGACGCTCGACACCCTGGGGTTCGCGCACCACCACCTGGGCGCCTACGACCGCGCCGTCGACTGCTTCGAGCGCGCGCTGGACCTACTGCGCGAGCTCGACGGCCTCTACTACGAAGTGGTCACATTGCGGAAGCTCGCCGACAGCCACGAAGCGGCCGGCGACACCGTCGCCGCCGCGCAGGTGCGTCGACTGGCCGTGGCCGCCCTGGACGAGCTGGGCGAGCGCGGCACCGAACGGCTGCGGGCGGAGCTGACCGCGTCGGTCACTGCTGAGCGGGACGGGCCTCCGGGTCGGCCGGGGCGGCAGCCGGCGTCTCGGTAG